The sequence TGGTATGTTGGTAGTATTAGGGCCATGctgaaaagggggggggggggaaagttcatattttacattttagagacccaaagaaaaagaaatcgattttatataaaaagtaatattttcgAGATTGAAGTCAGAGTATCATGAGAATAAAGTGCTAtatattttgggggggaaatgttgtacattttaaaggtgttaaaaaaaaagtacagtagtacattttttattttgatgttccaTGTCTTCCAGAAAGaatttgtaaattaaaaaaaaaagtcttctttttttttcgagatAAAAATGCTTATTTCTAAGGGAACAAAAGCTGCAGTAAAGTCCTAAATTatccagattaaaaaaaagttgcatatttTTGGAAAAGTTTATACTATGGGTATAAAGATGTACAGTTTCAAGAGTAAATTCATATGAGAGGAAAGTTGTATATTTTAGAGAGAAATAAAATCACATCTTTTTGGACATGTATTTTTGAgggaagaaaagttaaataatttttaaactaaaagcgtacttttgaaaaacaaatcatGAGAACGTAGTATATTGTCATCTTTaaagttgtatattttcaaGATAAAAAATAGTACATTTTTAGAAAAAGGAATAGATTTTCTAGATTCAATTtaagaataaaatgaaatgcaaaaaaaaaaatgcacatcaaCATCAGTTTATTATCTGTGAGAAAGAGTATTAGGCCCATTCACTTTACTTCCCCTCAAAAATAGTTCATGCTTGTAATATTAGAACTTTAACCTTGAATGTGTAGGACTTTCTCAAAGaaaatctaactttttttttttttccatcgtgGCTTCAATTCTCTCGTTCGTATGTTACAGCAAAATAACAAGTAAGGAAGAAGACAACGGCTCTGTGTCATCTGACTCTTTGGGCGAGCAGCTTTTTGACCTAGTAGACATTTACAACACTGGATACTCACAAAAGATCACAGGTGAGCTGTCTGCATGACAACGATATAAACACAAatccgcattttttttttcaagacttgAAATCActgcatgcaaatgtgtttgtgaTGAATTCCACAAAGGCATGTTACTAGAGCAGCATAAGGAAGCTGTGTTAAAGCTTCTGTCGGATCCCAAACAGCTGGAAGAGCAGCTGAATGCAGCACTCAAGACTTTACAACAGTATGTCCCTTTTGCTCATTTTGAACCTGTAAAATCTCAataccaaaaaaattaaaatcccaaatatatataaaaatataataagaaAATACTGTGCtatggtccaaaaaaaaaaaaaaaaaaaaaaactaaaaaacatgtatatatatttttaatatgtcaTGGAATGTGCGTGGTTGCAGGCAGCGCATCGAGGAGACCGACGTAAGCGACACGTCGGATGCCGAGGAAACCGACGGGTTGGGAGAGAAGCTCTTCACTCAAGTGGAGGAACTGGATCAGCTTCACGCGCATGAAATCACTGGTGAGCCACAGAGACAAGTCTCAAAATCCACAAATAATTGACAACTGCTGATTCTTTTTGATCAgcccaaagcttttttttttttttttaattgccaaaaagaaaaaaaacatgtagtttgaacaggggtgtgtagacttattATACCTACCATCAGGGAAGGTTTTCAATGTGTATGATCCAATGGTGTCATTGTcatttgctttttatttatttttttgcagggaaaaaaataaattataattagAAATCAGATTTTTGGGGGATCAAATATGGAGATTTTCTTTTCAGCCAATTACTGCATTCGTTTGTTTGTAGGTATGTTGCTGGAGATGGATGCAGATATTCTCCGCCAGCTGCTTAGAGAGCGCACCATGTTGGAGGCTGCTGTTCGCAAAGCACAAGCAGCCCTCAGCACATAAAATATTTGTATGTGGGCTTATATTGTGTACTATTAAATGTGTTGCTGCtctgacatttatttaaaataccaAATCAAACATCCCATCTTCAAGTTTCACATTCTACATTTAATTTGCGCAATTTCTACTATCGCTGGCAGGATGTTTTGGCAACATGTTCGCAAAAATCTCAGGGACACCAGACAAATtaaccacataaaaaaaaaaatgctgttaaaatgaccccccccccccctttggcCATTTTAATACAAACGGACATTGCATGAGTTTTTAATAACCTTTTAACTAAGGTTCCATATGCAAAGTAAACAGACACGTTTGAAAGTGCTCGAGCGCAAAAATACCTTTATTAAGTATTTGCCTTTGTTTCTTGCATTTCATATGATCAATTTGCTGAAACAAAAGGGGAACTTTTCAAATCAaatctacaaaacaaaaaatggaattAAATACGAGGTGAGTTGACGGGCAGGGCTGATAAGTAATTCCATTAAAAATCACGTTAGTAAATTACAGTGTGTGTACTTACAAGTACAACTCGCTCTCATTTCACAAGGTGGATTTGTAGCAGAGGTTGTTACAAACATGAATTGGTGACATTTGTTGTAAATGCTTCTCGTCAAAgctaatcacacaaaaaaattggttCTCCACTCACTCTCACACACATACCTTTATGCCTAAAGCTCATAAATACAATCGATCTGATATACAAACatttgaatagatttttttttttttttttttttttgcatgtggtGGTTCAAGATTCCCGCTGGTCTCATCTCACTCCAGACAAGATATTTGGACTTGAAAGTTGAGTCGTTTGATTGACAGGAgggcttataaataaatatgtggaAACATGCAGCGTCCTCACATCCAGTCTGGTTTCTTTTAGGGGTGAGTTGGTGGGGACACGACAACACAGCAGACGACGCACTACAAGACAAAGTGGTTCTAATGTCTCCAGAAGAACATCATTACAAAACCACTAtgaggaagttaaaaaaaaaaaaaaaaaaaagtcctttctCGGATCAGCCGCACGTTTAAGACACGAGAGGGAGAAAATACAAGAGGCTGCTTGTGCTAACAGTAAAGCCAAGAGGTGTTTGTATTTGTACACTAAATGATGCCCGTGTAATATGTctgcttcagaaaaaaaaataaaaatacacaccaggtgtgtttaaaaaaaaaaaacaacagacttTCAGGAATTAAAGAGTGGTTGGGACAGAAAGCAGCACGTCCGCTTGGTGCGTCTCAGCTTCCAGGTAGCCGTCGTCCGTTTCCAACATGGTGGTGATACTGTGGaaagcacaaacacaaaagaTGACTTCTAGAAACCGCAGTGAAGAACACGTTTTATTCATCCATACCTGTGCTGGGTTATAAAAAGGCGGCGCCCCCAACAGGTGCATTTCTCAGGCCTGGATGACTCTGTAATGACAAATGATAATGTTGTGGCcatagttagcaaaaaaaaaaaaaaatgctaatgtcAAATTATAAATACACAAGCTAAGCAAATGTTATTTATGGTTTATAATGTATAGTGGAGGTAAAGTTTCACTTTGTTTAGTAACCATGCAGACTATGTGGAGGGTTAATGAAGCTGCATGCGCTCATCACAACATACTGACAACATGCTTGACTTTCTAACCAATGGCTGTGCAGCGTGCCTCACTCGTTGACCAATGGCTAACAAATAAGCGTTCCTTCCGAAAAATGACTGGCGAACATGCTTCAGAGTTTGACCCGTGACTGCGCAGAATTCTTTACTCTCATGCACTCAAATCTGGAGagtgaagaaaaatatttttgccaaACTGATTCCTTTCTAGAATATTTGAATCACAAACTATCAAATGATCACCCTGCCCCCCCAtacgttttcaaaataaatacattttcaaaataaatttaccTCCAACTACCACATTTCTTGACCAGTTTAAGGGACTCCAATTTCAATCTTTGTAGCTCACTCCCATtccgaatgttaaaaaaaaatcccaaatctcCTCGATTATGACTTTCTACTGAAAGCAGTTGATAATAAATGCAGATAGCAGGCAGGTAAGCAGGCATACGTCCCAACGTTGGACATCCGGTCAAACTAGTGATGTGACAAGCAAGTGCGAGCGAACGGGCAAGCGACGGCGGGTCGGTGGGTGAGCGGCCGGGGCGGGATGGAGGTTCGGAACAGTTGAAAACCtcattgaaaaaatataaacaaggtACCTGGTTTAAATGCTGACTCACTTCGCGTGATAAAGAACTCATTGAGCTAGAACGTGACAGCTGAGGACAGCGGGACAAGAAAACAAACCACAAAGCCTGATTAATCATCTCCCATGCATCGGATTAAGTCGGCGCTAATGGCTGGTGAGAAGAATGATTGTCAGAAACAAGACATGAAAAGAATTTGGATTAAAGACATCGCGAAGAGCGAAGACTGAATGGACATGCGATCATTATGATGTCATGTGTTCAcaggcgcacacacacagtcagcTATTCGGTATGCAGCATCCTGGCTGGAGATAAAGGGAAATTCATCTCACCTCTCCAGAATGTGACCCGTCAAGGGCAGGTGGGCCTTGCGGGACGGGCGGTAACAGCGTCGGATTGAACATCTGGAAGGTTTTAAGAGTGACAACAGGAAAGGAGAGATTAGGCTTTGGGGTAAAAACACGTACAGAATTTCAACAGCAGTCACCAAATCGAATTTAAGACCACTAAGAACTAAATGAAGACAttacaaaaactaaaacattAAAACTAAAGTTGCATCCATAATCATATCAACTACTGTTGTGAATTTCAAAATGTGTGGTACCGTGTCTATCCTttccttatttttaatattctgaCTTAAAGaagacaacccaaaaaaatttcttgacaataatattttgtatgcaccctcactagtctaaacacggcattctgattaatatcatggaatatg comes from Festucalex cinctus isolate MCC-2025b chromosome 15, RoL_Fcin_1.0, whole genome shotgun sequence and encodes:
- the LOC144001959 gene encoding uncharacterized protein LOC144001959 isoform X2 translates to MDKDNVVETLGEQLYTRIFPKHNEHAGKLTGMLLELPAPVLSKMLQDEAMLTTAVEKAVTALQVDLHQECSKITSKEEDNGSVSSDSLGEQLFDLVDIYNTGYSQKITGMLLEQHKEAVLKLLSDPKQLEEQLNAALKTLQQQRIEETDVSDTSDAEETDGLGEKLFTQVEELDQLHAHEITDSRWSHLTPDKIFGLES
- the LOC144001959 gene encoding uncharacterized protein LOC144001959 isoform X1; this translates as MDKDNVVETLGEQLYTRIFPKHNEHAGKLTGMLLELPAPVLSKMLQDEAMLTTAVEKAVTALQVDLHQECSKITSKEEDNGSVSSDSLGEQLFDLVDIYNTGYSQKITGMLLEQHKEAVLKLLSDPKQLEEQLNAALKTLQQQRIEETDVSDTSDAEETDGLGEKLFTQVEELDQLHAHEITGMLLEMDADILRQLLRERTMLEAAVRKAQAALST